In one Desulfovermiculus halophilus DSM 18834 genomic region, the following are encoded:
- a CDS encoding ATP-binding protein, with translation STIITSNLDFQEWDRAFENKLLGSATIDRLRHDAYLVYLDGPSYRKPKPNQALKKEVEKSQKSA, from the coding sequence ATCCACCATCATTACAAGCAACCTTGATTTCCAGGAATGGGACCGGGCCTTTGAAAACAAGCTTTTGGGATCAGCTACCATCGATAGACTCCGGCATGATGCCTACCTGGTCTATTTGGATGGGCCCAGCTACAGGAAACCAAAGCCAAACCAAGCTCTCAAAAAAGAGGTGGAAAAAAGCCAAAAATCAGCCTAA